A region of Methanocorpusculum labreanum Z DNA encodes the following proteins:
- a CDS encoding EhaF family protein gives MKEAQDSKDCPAKKARGAFAPFQKLSCYLSTIENLPKLYAICVCLIIVFGLCSVPFIAYEENQLYPKSLDPTSSLNPYDRGGIPFTEPADIISQYPENEPILGYVTAYLTPASQLLADYTLHLGTTIVSHPGGILDEILYYTRGFDTIVEASILFCAFAIAAFLYRRSKE, from the coding sequence ATGAAGGAAGCACAGGATTCTAAGGACTGTCCGGCAAAAAAAGCACGCGGAGCGTTTGCGCCGTTCCAGAAACTTTCCTGTTACCTCTCGACGATAGAGAATCTGCCGAAGCTTTATGCGATCTGTGTATGCCTTATCATCGTTTTTGGTCTATGCTCCGTTCCCTTCATTGCTTATGAAGAGAATCAGCTTTATCCAAAATCGCTTGATCCGACAAGTTCTCTCAATCCGTATGACCGCGGCGGCATTCCGTTCACGGAACCGGCCGACATCATTTCCCAGTATCCGGAAAACGAGCCGATCCTCGGCTATGTGACCGCGTATCTCACTCCGGCGAGCCAGCTCCTTGCAGACTACACGCTCCATCTCGGGACAACGATCGTATCCCACCCCGGCGGTATTCTGGATGAGATTCTCTACTATACCCGGGGCTTTGACACCATCGTCGAAGCCAGTATTCTCTTCTGTGCCTTCGCGATCGCGGCGTTTCTTTACCGGAGGTCGAAAGAATGA
- the atwA gene encoding methyl coenzyme M reductase system, component A2 gives MKTPFITIKDLIMDFPVSTEDCDEKSTEMVRVLDNINLELSEGEIVGVIGRSGCGKTVLIHLIRGIDQPPTSGKIIYHISRCPKCGKIEFQSDAGKPCPACGDTLVAEDVDFWDPENGKLKTQIMARTSLMFQRTFALYGDDRVIENVLRALDDINYPSEKAISRAADLLDEVRLTHRMMHISRDLSGGEKQRVVLARQLAREPLFLCADEPTGTLDPKTARIVHDLLKKAAKENNMGMIVTSHFSQVLEDVCDRAVLLDDGKITKIGTPDEIVTEFMKGYHDDRVYTDQIFGDPIVRAEHLLKKFIAVDRGVINAVNDITFEINEREIFGIIGVSGGGKTTLSKMIAGLYEPTSGKLEVRIGDEWVDMSKPGYLYRGRAKQYIGLLHQEYDLYPHRTIIDNLTNAIGLEFPKELATRKALITLRMAGFTDKKAKDVLHRLPSSLSEGEKHRVALAQILIREPRIILLDEPTGTMDPITKVDVKHSIMHAREEMEETFVIVSHDMEFVRDVCDRCMFMRAGKIIAIGPTHEVLENLSEDEKIVMRNAIEKERARAETGAPKKATLAGGAPEAEATEGALHEKTDEMFEM, from the coding sequence ATGAAAACCCCGTTTATTACGATAAAGGATCTCATCATGGATTTTCCCGTCTCAACCGAAGATTGCGACGAAAAATCGACCGAGATGGTTCGGGTCCTGGATAACATCAACCTCGAACTCTCTGAGGGAGAGATCGTTGGTGTAATCGGCAGAAGCGGCTGTGGTAAAACCGTACTCATCCATCTTATCCGCGGAATCGATCAGCCTCCGACCTCCGGAAAGATCATCTATCACATATCCCGCTGTCCAAAATGCGGCAAAATCGAGTTCCAGAGCGATGCAGGAAAACCCTGTCCGGCCTGCGGGGACACGCTTGTTGCAGAGGATGTCGATTTCTGGGACCCGGAAAACGGGAAACTTAAAACACAGATAATGGCAAGGACCTCGCTGATGTTCCAGCGGACCTTTGCTCTTTACGGGGACGATCGGGTCATTGAAAACGTGCTTCGCGCCCTCGACGATATCAACTACCCGTCAGAAAAAGCCATCAGCCGGGCTGCCGATCTGCTCGACGAGGTTAGGCTTACCCACAGAATGATGCATATATCCCGGGATCTTTCCGGCGGAGAAAAACAGCGTGTCGTGCTCGCCCGTCAGCTTGCCCGCGAGCCGCTCTTTCTTTGTGCGGATGAGCCGACGGGAACCCTTGATCCGAAAACGGCAAGGATCGTTCATGATCTGCTGAAGAAAGCGGCCAAAGAAAACAATATGGGAATGATCGTCACCTCCCACTTTTCTCAGGTTCTTGAAGATGTCTGCGATCGTGCGGTCCTTTTGGATGACGGAAAGATCACCAAGATCGGCACGCCCGATGAGATCGTCACGGAGTTCATGAAGGGATATCACGACGACCGCGTGTACACCGACCAGATCTTCGGTGATCCGATCGTCCGGGCCGAACATCTGCTCAAAAAATTCATCGCCGTCGACCGGGGAGTCATAAATGCAGTAAATGATATTACCTTCGAGATCAACGAACGGGAGATTTTCGGGATCATCGGCGTTTCCGGCGGAGGGAAGACCACCCTTTCGAAGATGATCGCCGGCCTCTATGAACCGACATCCGGCAAACTCGAAGTCAGGATCGGCGACGAATGGGTCGATATGTCAAAACCCGGATATCTCTACCGTGGCAGGGCCAAACAGTATATCGGACTTCTGCATCAGGAATACGACCTTTATCCCCACAGAACGATCATCGACAACTTGACCAATGCGATCGGTTTAGAGTTCCCAAAAGAGCTTGCGACCAGAAAAGCGCTCATCACCCTTCGAATGGCGGGATTCACCGATAAGAAGGCAAAAGACGTTCTGCACAGACTGCCTTCCAGCTTGTCCGAAGGAGAGAAACACAGGGTCGCTCTCGCACAGATCCTTATCCGCGAGCCGCGTATCATTCTCCTCGACGAACCGACGGGAACGATGGACCCGATCACCAAAGTCGACGTCAAGCACTCGATCATGCATGCCAGAGAAGAGATGGAGGAGACGTTCGTCATCGTTTCCCATGACATGGAGTTCGTGCGTGATGTCTGCGACCGGTGTATGTTCATGCGTGCCGGAAAAATCATCGCGATCGGGCCGACCCACGAGGTGCTCGAAAACCTTTCCGAGGATGAAAAGATCGTTATGAGAAATGCGATTGAAAAGGAACGGGCACGTGCCGAAACGGGGGCCCCGAAAAAGGCGACCCTTGCAGGAGGGGCTCCCGAGGCGGAAGCAACCGAAGGTGCTCTCCATGAAAAGACCGATGAAATGTTCGAGATGTAG
- a CDS encoding membrane protein — MMESILVTIPFGDMIHYLSGYTGVLFGFAAIFVLLAVISLPEKPVEIVFGTDGYSLKETPVDLARFQRFMAIACGIATIGAIVTGDIFNFTLFAAFIGVLNIGIVAAVKNKHVLSAAFSYGLVVMMGTVPLFAGAAIIAATTGTLSIWELAATGGVPVIAKLLLLIGVLGEGMAPFYIGKAEITRASGAPYILMIHVSSLLLFLRVVEILLTV, encoded by the coding sequence ATGATGGAGTCGATTCTGGTAACGATACCGTTTGGCGATATGATCCATTATCTCTCGGGATACACCGGCGTCCTGTTTGGATTTGCCGCGATCTTTGTTCTCCTTGCAGTCATTTCTCTCCCGGAAAAGCCGGTCGAGATCGTATTCGGGACCGATGGCTACTCCCTGAAAGAAACACCAGTGGATCTTGCAAGGTTCCAGAGATTCATGGCCATAGCCTGCGGGATCGCAACGATCGGTGCGATCGTGACCGGTGATATCTTCAACTTCACGTTGTTTGCCGCTTTCATTGGAGTTCTGAATATCGGGATCGTTGCCGCCGTGAAAAACAAGCATGTTCTTTCGGCCGCGTTCTCCTACGGACTGGTCGTGATGATGGGAACGGTGCCTCTCTTTGCCGGAGCGGCAATTATCGCCGCAACGACCGGCACGCTTTCCATCTGGGAACTTGCGGCTACAGGCGGCGTTCCCGTCATCGCCAAACTCCTTCTGCTGATCGGTGTCCTCGGCGAAGGAATGGCGCCATTCTATATTGGTAAAGCCGAGATAACACGGGCTTCCGGAGCCCCGTATATCCTGATGATCCATGTAAGCTCTCTCCTGCTCTTCCTGCGGGTCGTGGAGATCCTCTTGACGGTGTGA
- the mmp3 gene encoding methyl-coenzyme M reductase-associated protein Mmp3, with the protein MTKIHVFLNGEQKTVEETTTIKDLLPNQPEGTSVVLLLPGSVSREKTPHLRLTTTAGDIVIELAKKTTFPLPTGEVKENLRVHFDDRNSVSFGPFPQKFTPDKNSYRYERGMVCLGSGGYDSKNAYLTFSRREHMADHGAAKGGAVLGKVIYGLGIMNRWKNGDMITRIEEVFSSTDSTNAKVTSDLSGVVKEGMQIFSELVVTAEGYQEDHAEIDCGCTESVEHMLFCLRENRLKIDRTASTYIRDHTEGKLFVPQERQKPRREGTVTIRTAGKGSGALYIYTRDVPSNQHHTRTGSVTRGIELAKFSTEKNVLSVRPVPELLDLRGLPLGEAVSLAKKRGLKVMADNKDVNNRVVINQKPETTLEVLKEGKVFLYTMDLKDVIDISLDYKKAPLSVDLFRRVTGLKRYAIGTMPFIYNVDDEMYLFKPPFSTGTNIIPENTPKKPVKTDTLALTNDSRHAVGMVGVRVVENTEYGPTGEPFGGTNIIGKVLDMDKLSMMKEGGTVYIREVKE; encoded by the coding sequence ATGACCAAGATCCATGTGTTTCTCAACGGCGAGCAGAAAACCGTTGAAGAAACGACAACCATCAAAGATCTCCTTCCAAATCAGCCGGAAGGGACCTCTGTTGTTCTCCTTCTACCCGGAAGCGTTTCCCGGGAAAAAACCCCGCACCTTCGTCTGACGACGACCGCCGGGGATATTGTCATCGAGCTTGCCAAAAAAACGACCTTCCCTTTGCCCACGGGAGAAGTGAAGGAGAATCTGCGTGTCCACTTCGACGACAGAAATTCAGTATCCTTCGGCCCGTTCCCTCAGAAGTTTACGCCCGATAAAAACTCCTACCGATACGAACGGGGAATGGTCTGTCTGGGATCGGGCGGATACGACTCAAAAAATGCCTATCTGACCTTTTCCCGCAGAGAACATATGGCAGATCACGGGGCAGCCAAAGGCGGAGCTGTATTAGGCAAAGTCATCTACGGCCTTGGGATCATGAACCGCTGGAAAAACGGCGACATGATAACCAGGATCGAAGAGGTCTTTTCCAGCACGGATTCGACCAATGCGAAGGTGACCTCGGACCTCTCGGGTGTTGTGAAGGAAGGGATGCAGATCTTTTCCGAACTGGTGGTCACCGCGGAAGGGTATCAGGAGGATCATGCGGAAATCGACTGCGGATGCACGGAATCGGTCGAACATATGCTCTTCTGCCTGCGTGAAAACAGGCTCAAAATCGACCGTACCGCGTCTACCTACATCAGGGATCATACCGAAGGAAAACTCTTTGTCCCTCAGGAACGCCAGAAACCGAGAAGAGAAGGGACCGTGACGATACGAACGGCCGGAAAAGGATCGGGGGCCTTGTATATTTACACACGCGATGTGCCGAGCAATCAGCATCACACGCGAACCGGCTCGGTCACGCGGGGAATAGAACTCGCCAAGTTCTCCACGGAAAAAAATGTCCTTTCGGTAAGACCGGTGCCGGAACTCCTTGACCTGCGGGGCCTGCCCCTCGGCGAAGCGGTCAGTCTTGCGAAAAAACGCGGACTGAAAGTGATGGCCGACAACAAAGATGTAAACAACAGGGTCGTCATCAACCAGAAACCGGAGACGACCCTTGAAGTCTTAAAAGAAGGAAAGGTCTTCCTCTATACGATGGATCTCAAAGATGTCATCGACATCTCGCTGGATTACAAAAAAGCCCCGCTCTCTGTCGACCTGTTCCGCCGGGTCACCGGACTGAAGAGATATGCGATTGGGACGATGCCTTTCATTTACAATGTGGATGACGAGATGTACCTCTTCAAACCGCCGTTCTCAACCGGGACGAACATCATCCCTGAAAACACCCCGAAAAAACCGGTCAAGACCGACACTCTCGCACTGACCAACGACTCGCGGCACGCAGTCGGTATGGTCGGGGTCAGAGTGGTCGAGAATACGGAGTACGGACCTACCGGAGAACCTTTTGGAGGAACGAACATTATCGGGAAGGTTCTCGATATGGATAAATTATCCATGATGAAAGAGGGCGGGACCGTCTACATCAGGGAGGTGAAAGAGTGA
- a CDS encoding EhaG family protein encodes MIEFFADMDLIYKIGLAVAFIAIIVAFSAVVRERDEISLLIIIDLIEITGLVVIALLATDLAEALILPGLVVGVAEIMAVSELWLVKEGLQNVRPVRRLDIEVLHTAPPIIGALLTAYGIFLTGFTGGLIAGLGLALFFLGKATTENFLSSENASGYAWVLWVLAFLIFILFPSQWFLALMAAAVGIMIKVMAKIALVGTMRGDGS; translated from the coding sequence ATGATCGAATTCTTTGCAGACATGGATCTTATCTATAAAATCGGGCTTGCCGTCGCCTTCATCGCGATCATAGTCGCGTTTTCGGCGGTCGTCAGGGAAAGAGACGAGATAAGTCTCCTTATCATCATTGACTTAATAGAAATAACCGGACTTGTAGTGATCGCACTTCTTGCGACCGATCTTGCCGAAGCGCTCATTCTGCCGGGACTTGTTGTAGGGGTTGCCGAGATCATGGCGGTCTCGGAATTATGGCTCGTAAAAGAAGGGCTCCAGAATGTCCGGCCAGTACGCCGTCTCGACATCGAAGTCCTGCATACCGCCCCGCCGATCATCGGCGCACTTCTCACTGCATATGGAATTTTCCTGACAGGATTTACCGGCGGTCTTATTGCGGGTCTCGGTCTTGCCTTGTTCTTCCTTGGAAAAGCGACGACGGAAAATTTCCTCTCGTCGGAGAATGCCTCCGGGTATGCCTGGGTCCTCTGGGTCCTGGCATTTCTGATCTTTATTCTCTTCCCGAGCCAGTGGTTCCTTGCCCTAATGGCGGCCGCGGTTGGAATCATGATCAAAGTAATGGCAAAGATAGCTCTCGTTGGAACCATGCGGGGTGACGGATCATGA
- a CDS encoding RuBisCO large subunit C-terminal-like domain-containing protein: MNDLIATYYFKPKSGVTPEFAAQAISEEQTTGTWTDISTVNEKTAYVHAFDGEVLEIVPSGEGFETKLRYPYEIFEPGNIPQYLSVIAGNLFGLGKLEAVRLLDIDIPKGLDGTGPKFGIEGVRKLTGTETTRRPHVGTIIKPKVGLTPKDTAAVAYQAAIGGVDLIKDDETLTDQKFCPRMERLEMVMEALDKAKDETGRQVLYALNVTTGGDRILEAASNAVRMGANMIMVDVLTAGFSAVQCLASDPSITVPIHVHRTMHGALTRNPVHGIAMRPIAKLVRVCGGDQLHTGTVSGKMGGKAAEILGDNAALTRPAGDLLPVFPVASGGLHPGKVHAEITTLGNEIVLQAGGGIHGHPDGTAAGARAMRQAVDAALLGVSAEEYAKTHAELRKALEKWGSA, translated from the coding sequence ATGAATGATTTAATTGCCACGTATTACTTCAAACCAAAATCGGGAGTGACTCCTGAATTTGCAGCCCAGGCGATCAGCGAGGAGCAGACGACCGGGACCTGGACCGATATTTCGACCGTGAACGAGAAGACCGCTTACGTTCACGCCTTCGACGGCGAGGTTCTCGAGATCGTTCCGTCGGGCGAAGGTTTCGAAACGAAACTACGTTACCCATATGAAATTTTTGAGCCGGGAAACATCCCCCAGTATCTCTCGGTCATTGCAGGGAACCTGTTCGGTCTCGGCAAACTCGAGGCCGTGCGCCTTCTCGACATCGATATCCCCAAGGGTCTTGACGGAACCGGGCCAAAGTTCGGGATCGAGGGGGTCCGCAAACTCACCGGTACCGAAACGACCCGCCGCCCGCATGTCGGGACGATCATCAAACCGAAGGTCGGCCTGACCCCGAAGGACACTGCCGCCGTTGCTTATCAGGCAGCGATCGGCGGTGTCGATCTGATCAAAGACGACGAGACGCTGACCGATCAGAAGTTCTGTCCGCGCATGGAAAGACTGGAGATGGTCATGGAAGCGCTCGATAAGGCAAAGGACGAGACCGGCCGGCAGGTTTTGTATGCGCTGAACGTGACGACGGGCGGGGACCGGATCCTCGAGGCCGCTTCCAACGCCGTGAGGATGGGAGCAAACATGATTATGGTCGATGTTCTGACAGCCGGTTTTTCCGCGGTCCAGTGCCTTGCATCCGATCCCTCGATCACGGTTCCTATCCATGTCCACCGGACGATGCATGGTGCGCTGACGAGAAATCCCGTCCACGGTATTGCGATGCGGCCGATTGCAAAACTGGTCCGTGTCTGCGGCGGAGATCAGCTTCACACAGGTACGGTTTCCGGCAAAATGGGTGGAAAAGCTGCCGAGATCCTTGGAGACAACGCGGCTCTGACCCGGCCTGCGGGAGATCTTCTTCCGGTCTTCCCGGTGGCCTCAGGCGGTCTTCACCCGGGAAAAGTCCACGCCGAGATCACTACGCTTGGAAACGAGATCGTTCTTCAGGCGGGCGGCGGGATCCACGGTCATCCTGACGGAACGGCTGCCGGGGCCCGTGCGATGCGGCAGGCAGTGGATGCGGCTCTTCTCGGCGTGAGTGCCGAAGAGTATGCCAAGACGCATGCCGAGCTTCGAAAAGCACTGGAGAAATGGGGTTCAGCCTGA
- the dapF gene encoding diaminopimelate epimerase, whose translation MTIKFPKHDLRSIAFTKLHGNGNDFILIDEMDQVIIPDDMKAQFAVVYCDRRFGIGGDGVLFISKSDKADIRMRLFQPDASEAEMCGNGIRCLSKYAFDKEYAKKKAFSVETLAGVMQVRVGYDSDGDFMATIDMGTAVYDESREIDGMTVYSVNTGVPHAVIFVGNVDGIAINEVAPKIRHHPSFPKGTNVNFVQITGSSEIVIRTFERGVEGETLSCGTGSTASALIAAKTGKTHGSVVHVKTVGGPLDITVGDIPQMTGPAATVFVGEIQY comes from the coding sequence ATGACCATTAAGTTCCCGAAGCATGACCTTAGGTCGATAGCATTCACGAAACTTCACGGAAACGGAAATGACTTCATTCTGATCGATGAAATGGATCAGGTCATTATTCCGGATGATATGAAGGCTCAGTTTGCTGTTGTGTACTGTGACCGGAGATTCGGTATCGGAGGGGACGGTGTCCTCTTTATCTCTAAGTCCGACAAGGCCGACATCCGCATGAGATTATTCCAGCCGGATGCAAGCGAGGCAGAGATGTGCGGCAATGGTATCCGCTGTCTTTCCAAGTATGCCTTCGATAAAGAGTATGCCAAGAAGAAGGCTTTCTCGGTCGAGACCCTCGCTGGCGTGATGCAGGTCCGTGTCGGTTATGATTCCGACGGGGATTTCATGGCAACCATCGACATGGGAACTGCGGTTTATGACGAGAGCCGCGAGATCGACGGTATGACTGTGTATTCGGTAAACACCGGCGTACCGCATGCGGTGATTTTTGTCGGCAATGTTGACGGCATCGCGATCAATGAAGTCGCACCCAAGATCCGTCACCACCCATCCTTCCCCAAAGGAACCAATGTAAACTTTGTCCAGATCACCGGCTCGTCCGAGATCGTCATTCGGACCTTTGAACGCGGTGTCGAGGGCGAGACACTTTCCTGCGGTACCGGTTCTACGGCGTCGGCACTTATCGCCGCCAAGACCGGAAAGACCCACGGAAGTGTTGTTCACGTAAAGACCGTCGGCGGTCCGCTCGACATCACCGTTGGAGACATCCCGCAGATGACCGGGCCCGCCGCCACGGTCTTTGTTGGAGAAATCCAGTATTAA
- a CDS encoding DUF2109 domain-containing protein, whose product MIVEGICVVIAAYCASRAVFEPKTLKKLPYLNVMNFAVAGAIVLLMPYPITIGAAIAYFIGSTLESNAIASTFARLEEQ is encoded by the coding sequence ATGATCGTTGAGGGAATATGTGTGGTCATCGCAGCATACTGTGCGAGTCGTGCGGTTTTCGAGCCGAAAACGCTGAAAAAACTGCCGTATCTCAACGTGATGAACTTTGCCGTGGCCGGAGCGATCGTCCTTCTGATGCCGTATCCCATAACGATAGGCGCCGCAATTGCGTATTTCATCGGCTCGACTCTTGAATCGAACGCCATAGCAAGTACCTTTGCCCGGCTGGAGGAACAATGA
- a CDS encoding HAD-IC family P-type ATPase — translation MTVGIVFDSAGTLLKTNRAVKNIKSETLLNDSPETTMLTFEDPDRILVLLNVSSSGMMKIPPEKNLSTYLKEADVVFGISCGRKIIDAECVGTILFSDPVCRVADLQDVIKACWHIVSKEAESFAMNTGVIVNLRTNEIEFTLAAAGYPFPGVREMISMLHQKGVAVYIASGDRTSKLELIADKIGIPRERVYGVATPVTKARIVTSLKNDYDIVVMVGDGINDLSAMRAADVSILTLQQKGERPEALLKQAEYIIDDIRDVTGIVAKFNTDDE, via the coding sequence ATGACTGTTGGGATAGTTTTTGATAGTGCCGGAACGCTTCTGAAAACGAATCGTGCCGTCAAAAATATTAAAAGTGAAACACTGCTGAACGACAGCCCGGAAACAACCATGCTGACCTTCGAGGATCCCGACCGGATCCTTGTCCTTTTGAATGTCAGCTCAAGCGGCATGATGAAAATCCCGCCGGAAAAAAACCTTTCAACATATCTGAAAGAGGCGGATGTGGTATTCGGCATAAGCTGCGGAAGAAAAATCATCGATGCCGAATGCGTGGGAACGATTCTTTTTTCCGATCCCGTCTGCCGGGTTGCCGACCTGCAGGATGTCATCAAAGCCTGCTGGCATATCGTGTCCAAAGAAGCCGAATCGTTTGCAATGAATACCGGCGTCATCGTCAATCTCCGGACAAACGAGATCGAGTTCACGCTTGCAGCCGCCGGCTATCCGTTCCCGGGAGTCCGGGAAATGATCTCCATGCTTCACCAGAAAGGAGTTGCGGTCTACATCGCTTCAGGCGACCGGACCTCGAAACTGGAACTGATCGCGGACAAGATCGGGATCCCGCGGGAACGTGTCTACGGCGTAGCAACGCCGGTGACGAAAGCCCGGATCGTGACCAGCCTCAAAAATGACTACGACATTGTCGTCATGGTCGGGGATGGGATCAACGACCTCTCGGCTATGCGGGCTGCCGATGTTTCGATCCTGACATTACAGCAGAAAGGGGAGCGGCCCGAAGCCCTCCTTAAACAGGCGGAATACATAATAGACGACATTCGGGACGTAACCGGCATCGTGGCCAAATTCAATACCGATGATGAATAA
- a CDS encoding alpha/beta fold hydrolase, whose protein sequence is MKSHVKILFLLGIMLAATVSMAGCISSDTPTDSGNLVLDTPVQYVDVNNITIGYREFGNENAEPLLIIIGYTTLMDDVDPDLIGLFAENYHVYLYDHRGMGHTTRDVEPYPFMQLVDDADSLIGALGYEKMYVFGHSMGSMITQHLLIYYPENVTKAALCSTTYSVDTNETAVLRQMVENNIANPNTDMGVYLESLAVLSMNSTLANLSSVNISTLVIGGTTDPLTPIEDAYTVAGAINGAWFTPFIGADHSVPYEMKEEIVPLVDLFFQNSEVYTP, encoded by the coding sequence ATGAAATCTCATGTGAAAATCCTGTTTCTGCTTGGAATAATGCTTGCAGCAACCGTTTCGATGGCAGGCTGCATCTCTTCCGACACTCCGACAGATTCCGGGAATCTGGTGCTGGACACTCCCGTTCAGTATGTGGATGTGAATAATATAACTATCGGGTATCGTGAGTTTGGGAATGAAAATGCCGAGCCTCTTCTGATCATCATCGGATATACCACCCTTATGGATGATGTTGATCCGGATCTGATTGGTTTGTTTGCCGAAAATTATCATGTCTATCTCTACGATCACCGCGGCATGGGGCATACCACGAGGGATGTTGAACCCTATCCGTTCATGCAGCTGGTTGATGACGCCGATTCATTGATCGGGGCTCTTGGATATGAAAAGATGTATGTTTTCGGCCATTCCATGGGATCGATGATCACGCAGCATTTGTTGATCTATTATCCCGAGAATGTAACAAAAGCGGCCCTCTGTTCAACAACATACAGTGTAGACACCAATGAAACAGCCGTACTCCGGCAGATGGTTGAAAACAATATTGCAAATCCCAATACCGATATGGGCGTATATCTGGAATCGTTAGCCGTTCTTTCCATGAACAGCACGCTTGCAAATCTTTCCTCGGTCAATATCAGCACGCTGGTTATCGGCGGAACAACGGATCCTTTAACGCCTATAGAAGATGCCTACACCGTAGCCGGAGCAATTAACGGAGCATGGTTTACTCCTTTCATCGGGGCTGACCACAGTGTTCCTTATGAAATGAAAGAGGAGATCGTACCGCTGGTAGATCTGTTTTTCCAAAACAGCGAAGTATATACCCCTTAA
- a CDS encoding EhaE family protein: MIVQPEFIVGCILLLAGVIFTAYPREKTYLTRLINMEVAEFGLVFIMLSFNETLALVTFVAVNVVTTLIFVRVIEKKEGA, translated from the coding sequence ATGATCGTTCAACCCGAGTTCATCGTCGGATGTATTCTCCTGCTGGCCGGTGTTATCTTCACTGCGTATCCACGTGAAAAAACCTATCTTACCCGGCTCATCAATATGGAAGTAGCCGAGTTCGGGCTGGTTTTTATCATGCTTAGTTTCAACGAGACTCTCGCTCTTGTCACGTTCGTCGCGGTCAATGTCGTGACCACGCTGATCTTTGTTCGCGTGATCGAGAAAAAGGAGGGAGCATGA
- a CDS encoding ribose 1,5-bisphosphate isomerase, protein MSINDTADKIISMEIRGAGKIAREAVSALRDHAETLPRTGDVSIFIREMEQAAGILLATRPTAVSLPNAIQIVMRDVRSSKNEEAARRNLREKANEFIWSSRTALDRISVMGANHIPDGSVIMTHCNSSAALGSIIEAKRQGKDIEVYATEVRPWNQGRITIKTLNEHEIPTTYIVDSAARTMMKEVDLVIVGADAITVNGAVVNKIGTSQIALCAHEARKNVIVTAETYKFAPRTILGERIQIEERPTDEVLPDDIAAGLPFVRIKNPVFDVTPAEYIDLIITEAGAIPPHLAFTIMREYLGWGLDELQNQFLSLEKD, encoded by the coding sequence ATGAGCATCAACGACACAGCCGACAAAATCATCTCGATGGAGATTCGCGGCGCCGGAAAGATTGCCCGGGAAGCAGTTTCTGCGCTTCGTGATCATGCCGAGACGCTTCCGCGGACGGGAGATGTATCGATCTTCATCCGTGAAATGGAACAGGCCGCAGGTATTCTGCTCGCCACCCGCCCGACCGCCGTCTCTCTTCCTAATGCCATTCAGATCGTTATGCGGGACGTCCGCTCTTCCAAAAACGAGGAAGCGGCACGGCGGAACCTGCGGGAAAAAGCAAATGAGTTCATCTGGTCTTCCAGGACCGCTCTCGACCGGATCTCCGTGATGGGGGCAAATCATATTCCTGACGGCAGTGTGATCATGACGCACTGTAATTCCAGTGCGGCTCTTGGCAGTATCATCGAAGCCAAACGTCAGGGAAAAGACATCGAGGTCTATGCAACCGAGGTCCGCCCGTGGAATCAGGGAAGGATCACGATCAAAACCCTCAACGAGCACGAGATCCCGACAACCTATATCGTGGATTCTGCAGCCCGGACGATGATGAAAGAGGTCGATCTTGTTATTGTCGGGGCCGACGCGATCACCGTGAACGGAGCTGTTGTAAATAAAATCGGCACGTCCCAGATCGCCCTCTGCGCTCACGAGGCCCGCAAAAACGTGATCGTGACCGCCGAGACCTACAAGTTTGCTCCCCGGACGATCCTCGGCGAACGCATCCAGATCGAGGAACGCCCGACTGACGAAGTTCTTCCTGATGATATTGCCGCCGGACTGCCGTTTGTCCGCATTAAAAACCCGGTGTTTGATGTTACGCCGGCCGAATATATTGATCTCATAATTACCGAAGCAGGCGCGATTCCCCCGCATCTTGCATTTACGATCATGCGCGAGTACCTTGGATGGGGACTTGACGAGTTACAGAACCAGTTTCTGAGTCTGGAGAAAGACTAA
- a CDS encoding DUF2108 domain-containing protein codes for MTDLILILAIFLALFGGIAALVVKSAFDKLICLGILTAGVVLFLVEKGYLDVAIVVSLLMPVGTIFILLLLGKKQEAAK; via the coding sequence ATGACCGACCTGATTCTGATCCTGGCAATCTTCCTCGCTCTCTTTGGCGGCATAGCCGCTCTTGTGGTGAAGTCCGCGTTTGACAAACTCATCTGTCTCGGCATCCTGACCGCCGGCGTAGTTCTCTTTCTTGTGGAAAAAGGATATCTGGATGTCGCGATCGTGGTCTCTCTCCTGATGCCTGTCGGCACGATCTTCATTCTGCTTCTTCTCGGCAAAAAACAGGAGGCGGCCAAATGA